One Paraburkholderia phytofirmans OLGA172 genomic window carries:
- the ribH gene encoding 6,7-dimethyl-8-ribityllumazine synthase, with translation MEIGQYQPNLDGDGLRIGIVQARFNEPVCNGLADSCIEELERLGVTGEDVLLVTVPGALEIPLALQKLAESAQFDALIALGAVIRGETYHFELVSNESGAGITRIGLDFGIPVANAVLTTENDEQAVARMTEKGRDAARVAVEMANLAVALEQLGGDDEEEDEEEEEA, from the coding sequence ATGGAAATCGGACAATACCAACCGAATCTCGACGGCGACGGACTGCGTATCGGCATCGTTCAGGCGCGTTTTAACGAACCCGTCTGTAACGGTCTCGCGGATTCGTGCATCGAAGAACTCGAACGCCTCGGCGTGACCGGCGAAGACGTGCTGCTGGTTACCGTGCCGGGTGCGCTGGAAATCCCGCTGGCGTTGCAAAAGCTCGCCGAAAGCGCGCAATTCGACGCACTGATCGCGCTGGGCGCGGTGATTCGCGGCGAGACGTACCACTTCGAACTGGTGTCGAACGAAAGCGGCGCGGGCATCACGCGTATCGGCCTCGACTTCGGCATTCCGGTCGCGAACGCCGTGCTGACCACGGAAAACGACGAGCAAGCCGTCGCGCGCATGACCGAGAAGGGTCGTGACGCTGCGCGCGTGGCCGTCGAAATGGCCAATCTCGCCGTCGCGCTCGAACAACTCGGCGGTGACGACGAAGAAGAAGACGAAGAAGAGGAAGAGGCATGA
- the ribBA gene encoding bifunctional 3,4-dihydroxy-2-butanone-4-phosphate synthase/GTP cyclohydrolase II produces MTLASTQEIIAELKAGRMVILVDEEDRENEGDLVIAAEFVTPEAINFMARYGRGLICLTLTQERCKLLNLPLMTYRNGTQYGTAFTVSIEAAEGVTTGISAADRARTIATAVAPDAKADHIVQPGHVFPIMAQPGGVLVRAGHTEAGCDFTALAGLTPAAVICEVIKDDGTMARLPDLMEFAKEHDLKIGTIADLIHYRSRTESIVERICERTMQTAYGAFRAVMYLDQPSSQPHIALVRGTPNPEHDTPVRVHEPLSMLDLLEVGKSTHSWTLDAAMKEIAQRDLGVIVLLNCGDSKEHLVDVFKAFDSKEKAEALKRRPVDFKTYGIGAQILRELGVGKMQVLSNPRKLGSMSGYGLEVTGFVPMPGSTAQAPQQG; encoded by the coding sequence ATGACGCTCGCCTCCACTCAAGAGATCATTGCCGAACTGAAAGCAGGCCGGATGGTGATCCTCGTCGACGAAGAAGACCGCGAAAACGAGGGCGACCTCGTGATCGCCGCCGAATTCGTCACGCCGGAAGCGATCAACTTCATGGCCCGCTACGGCCGCGGCCTGATCTGCCTGACGCTCACGCAGGAACGCTGCAAGCTGCTGAACCTGCCGCTCATGACCTATCGCAACGGCACGCAGTACGGCACGGCCTTCACTGTCAGCATCGAAGCGGCCGAAGGCGTGACCACGGGCATCTCGGCTGCCGACCGCGCCCGCACGATCGCCACTGCGGTCGCGCCGGACGCCAAGGCCGACCACATCGTGCAGCCGGGACACGTGTTCCCGATCATGGCGCAGCCGGGCGGTGTGCTGGTGCGCGCCGGCCATACCGAGGCCGGCTGCGACTTCACCGCGCTGGCAGGCCTCACGCCGGCCGCGGTGATCTGCGAAGTCATCAAGGACGACGGCACGATGGCGCGCCTGCCTGACCTGATGGAATTCGCCAAAGAGCACGATCTGAAGATCGGCACGATCGCGGATCTGATTCACTACCGCAGCCGCACCGAATCGATTGTCGAGCGCATTTGCGAGCGCACCATGCAAACCGCGTATGGCGCGTTTCGCGCGGTGATGTATCTCGACCAGCCTAGCAGCCAGCCGCATATCGCGTTGGTCCGCGGCACGCCGAATCCGGAGCACGACACCCCGGTGCGCGTGCACGAGCCGCTGTCCATGCTGGATCTGCTCGAAGTCGGCAAATCGACTCACTCATGGACGCTGGACGCGGCGATGAAAGAGATCGCCCAGCGCGACCTCGGCGTGATCGTGCTCCTGAACTGCGGCGATTCGAAGGAACATCTGGTCGACGTTTTCAAGGCGTTCGACTCGAAAGAAAAAGCCGAGGCGCTCAAACGCCGGCCAGTCGACTTCAAGACATACGGCATCGGCGCGCAGATCCTGCGCGAGCTTGGGGTCGGCAAGATGCAGGTGCTGTCGAACCCCCGCAAGCTGGGCAGCATGTCGGGCTACGGCCTCGAAGTGACCGGCTTCGTACCGATGCCAGGCAGCACCGCACAGGCTCCGCAACAAGGCTGA
- the tauA gene encoding taurine ABC transporter substrate-binding protein, which produces MKFTRRFSSFSALATLALALVHGTAAHAETVNIAYQYGADPAKLAQASAAYEKATGWTINWRRFDTGADVVAALASGDIQIGDVGSSPFAAALSRGVPIQAVVLNALTGNSEALVVRNGAHINQPRDLIGKTIATPFVSTSHYSLLAALKHWGIDPRQVKIVNLGPTETVAAWERGDIDAAYTWDPALGKAKQTGKVLVDSTQVGKWGSPTFDLWAVRKDFAQSHPDFVQKFVGVTLQAISDYRANGKSWTEGSPQVAAIAKLSGASPADVPQLLSGNVYPVAAEQTSSALLGGGTAKAVAATARFLSEQKKIDQVLPDYSDSITSRFIQASASK; this is translated from the coding sequence ATGAAATTCACACGTCGCTTCTCAAGTTTCAGCGCTCTTGCCACGTTGGCGTTAGCGCTTGTACATGGCACGGCTGCGCATGCGGAAACGGTCAACATTGCTTACCAATATGGTGCTGATCCGGCCAAACTCGCACAAGCAAGCGCTGCTTACGAAAAGGCCACAGGCTGGACCATTAACTGGCGGCGCTTCGATACCGGTGCAGATGTCGTTGCGGCGCTGGCCTCAGGCGATATCCAGATCGGTGATGTTGGCTCGAGTCCGTTTGCCGCGGCCCTCAGCCGAGGTGTGCCGATTCAGGCAGTTGTCCTCAACGCGCTGACCGGCAACTCCGAAGCCCTCGTCGTTCGCAACGGCGCTCACATCAACCAGCCGCGGGACCTGATCGGCAAAACCATCGCGACGCCCTTCGTATCGACCAGCCACTACAGCCTGCTGGCTGCCCTGAAACACTGGGGAATCGATCCCAGGCAGGTGAAGATCGTCAACCTTGGCCCTACGGAAACGGTCGCAGCATGGGAGCGTGGTGACATCGATGCTGCCTACACGTGGGATCCAGCCTTGGGTAAGGCAAAGCAGACCGGCAAGGTCCTGGTCGATTCAACGCAGGTCGGCAAATGGGGTTCGCCGACATTTGACCTGTGGGCAGTGCGTAAGGACTTCGCACAATCACATCCCGATTTCGTCCAGAAGTTTGTCGGGGTCACGCTGCAGGCGATTTCGGACTATCGAGCCAACGGAAAGTCATGGACTGAAGGCTCGCCGCAAGTGGCAGCGATCGCGAAGTTGAGCGGCGCAAGCCCGGCCGATGTGCCGCAACTGCTTTCCGGAAACGTCTATCCGGTTGCGGCCGAACAAACCTCGTCCGCGCTGCTCGGCGGCGGCACCGCCAAGGCAGTTGCGGCGACGGCCCGTTTTCTGAGTGAGCAAAAGAAGATCGATCAGGTTCTACCGGACTACAGCGATTCGATCACGAGTCGTTTCATCCAGGCGTCCGCGTCTAAATGA
- a CDS encoding lytic transglycosylase domain-containing protein codes for MNAWLSWRPDERIAQVVRGALRRGTQMSHHLFSIVGGIAVVLALALWLMPAWRGTLAAKLMPVISAAVQAGPARLLQGHPLPAFAPPGASSDDSLAANSTGSDAANGANSGATATNTSYDGASDGTGISGMGVAALNGLDPRTMHSVSALARLIPAQRVSADARDDRVLVSTREQDLVASYLARRYRVAQAPVSELVKAAFDTGREVDLDPLLLLSVMAIESGFNPYAESGVGAQGLMQVMSKVHSDKFQYFGGQSAALQPVANIKVGALVLKDCIARGGSLPGGLRLYVGSTSQDDGGYGAKVMAERGRLRDVVRGRKVPINAPQAPVLTASNTATATAAAASANGKRVQMTLDAGHPLSAATPVKTPVSEQDDASSNATKHVASASELGA; via the coding sequence ATGAACGCCTGGTTATCGTGGCGTCCCGATGAGCGTATCGCGCAAGTTGTGCGTGGTGCGTTGCGTCGCGGGACGCAAATGAGTCATCACCTGTTCAGCATTGTCGGCGGAATCGCTGTCGTGCTGGCACTTGCACTGTGGCTGATGCCGGCCTGGCGCGGCACCCTTGCCGCCAAGCTGATGCCGGTCATTTCCGCCGCTGTGCAAGCCGGACCTGCCCGTCTGCTGCAAGGCCACCCGCTGCCCGCCTTCGCACCGCCCGGCGCGTCCTCTGACGACTCGCTGGCCGCCAATTCGACCGGTAGCGACGCCGCCAACGGCGCAAACAGCGGTGCCACTGCCACCAACACCAGCTACGACGGGGCCTCCGACGGCACCGGGATATCCGGTATGGGCGTGGCGGCGCTGAACGGCCTCGACCCGCGCACCATGCACAGCGTCTCCGCGCTGGCGCGGCTGATCCCGGCGCAGCGCGTCTCGGCCGACGCACGCGACGATCGCGTGCTGGTCTCGACCCGCGAGCAGGATCTGGTCGCGTCGTACCTGGCGCGGCGCTATCGCGTCGCACAGGCGCCCGTTAGCGAACTCGTGAAGGCAGCGTTCGACACCGGCCGCGAAGTCGATCTCGACCCGCTTCTCCTGCTCTCCGTGATGGCAATCGAATCGGGCTTCAATCCGTACGCCGAGAGCGGCGTGGGCGCGCAAGGCCTGATGCAGGTCATGTCCAAGGTTCACTCGGACAAATTCCAGTATTTCGGCGGTCAGAGCGCGGCGCTCCAACCGGTTGCGAACATCAAGGTGGGTGCGCTGGTGCTGAAGGATTGCATCGCACGAGGCGGTTCGCTGCCGGGCGGCCTGCGTCTCTACGTCGGCTCGACCTCGCAGGACGACGGCGGCTACGGCGCCAAGGTGATGGCCGAGCGTGGCCGTTTGCGCGATGTGGTGCGTGGCCGCAAGGTGCCGATCAATGCGCCGCAGGCTCCGGTTCTGACGGCCTCGAACACGGCTACGGCTACGGCTGCTGCTGCATCGGCTAACGGCAAGCGCGTGCAGATGACGCTCGATGCCGGTCATCCGCTGAGCGCGGCAACGCCGGTGAAGACGCCGGTATCCGAGCAGGACGACGCCAGTTCCAATGCGACCAAGCATGTGGCATCGGCCTCGGAGTTGGGCGCCTGA
- a CDS encoding pyridoxal phosphate-dependent aminotransferase: protein MNSLTEPLVRLAARVDAIQPFYVMELAKEAALLERDGRDIIHMGIGEPDFTAPEPVIEAAASALRRGVTQYTNALGLHALREAISAHYAEFYGVSVDPARIVVTAGASAALLLACAALVDRDDEVLMPDPCYPCNRHFVIAAEGKPVMVSSGPAERFQLTAADVERRWNERTRGVLLASPSNPTGTSIEPAELERIVKAVRARGGFTIVDEIYQGLSYDAKPVSALSFGDDVVTVNSFSKYFNMTGWRLGWLVVPPGMVGAFEKLAQNLFICASALAQHAALACFEPETIAIYEARRLEFKRRRDFIAPALESLGFSVPVMPDGAFYVYADCRTVAHQAAGDSAALTKAMLHDAGVVLVPGMDFGTHAPKDYIRLSYATALPKLEEAVERLARLFGRH from the coding sequence ATGAACTCCCTGACCGAACCCTTGGTGCGGCTTGCAGCCCGCGTCGACGCCATCCAGCCTTTCTACGTGATGGAACTGGCCAAGGAGGCCGCGCTGCTCGAGCGCGATGGGCGCGACATCATCCACATGGGAATCGGCGAACCCGATTTCACCGCGCCCGAGCCGGTCATCGAAGCGGCCGCGAGCGCCCTGCGCCGCGGCGTCACGCAATACACCAATGCGCTCGGCCTGCACGCGCTGCGCGAGGCGATCTCGGCGCATTACGCCGAGTTCTACGGCGTCAGCGTCGATCCGGCGCGGATCGTTGTCACCGCCGGTGCGTCTGCCGCGCTGCTACTGGCTTGCGCGGCGCTGGTCGATCGCGACGATGAAGTGCTGATGCCCGACCCGTGCTACCCGTGCAACCGCCACTTCGTGATCGCCGCGGAAGGCAAGCCGGTGATGGTGTCAAGCGGTCCGGCCGAACGCTTTCAGCTAACCGCCGCCGACGTCGAGCGCCGGTGGAACGAGCGCACGCGCGGCGTGCTGCTGGCGTCGCCGTCGAATCCGACCGGCACGTCGATCGAACCGGCCGAGCTCGAACGCATCGTCAAGGCCGTGCGGGCGCGTGGCGGCTTTACGATCGTCGACGAGATCTACCAGGGCCTGAGCTACGACGCCAAGCCTGTCTCGGCGCTCTCGTTCGGTGACGACGTCGTCACCGTCAACAGCTTCTCGAAGTACTTCAACATGACTGGCTGGCGGTTGGGCTGGCTGGTGGTGCCGCCCGGCATGGTCGGCGCGTTCGAAAAACTCGCGCAGAACCTGTTCATCTGCGCGTCGGCGCTCGCGCAGCATGCGGCGCTGGCCTGCTTCGAACCGGAAACGATCGCAATTTACGAAGCGCGCCGCCTCGAATTCAAACGCCGCCGCGACTTCATTGCGCCGGCGCTGGAATCGCTAGGCTTCTCTGTGCCGGTGATGCCTGACGGGGCGTTCTATGTGTACGCGGATTGCCGCACGGTCGCGCATCAGGCGGCCGGAGACAGTGCGGCGCTAACCAAAGCGATGCTGCACGACGCGGGCGTGGTTTTGGTGCCGGGCATGGACTTCGGCACGCACGCGCCGAAAGACTACATCCGGCTGTCGTATGCAACCGCCCTGCCGAAGCTGGAAGAAGCGGTCGAGCGGCTGGCGAGGCTTTTCGGGCGGCACTGA
- a CDS encoding LysE family translocator has translation MHAFSMMSDGFFLSLSLCLDIGLVNVAMISLTLSHGFKPGFWLGLGSCFGDLAYAALALAGMAALLQFESVRWVVWIGGAAILLFLTWKMAREALFPASAPAVAGEADANAPHLSPWRGFLRGVLLAMSSPSAILWFAAVGGALIAKAGATSVTTAPVFLGGFFLGGLCWTIFVCGLGSHGRKRAGTGLLRACHVLSALLFAYFSYSVIVNGYRDLIVQTAQMAS, from the coding sequence ATGCATGCCTTTTCAATGATGTCGGATGGTTTTTTTCTGTCGTTGTCGCTGTGTCTGGATATCGGTCTCGTCAATGTCGCGATGATTTCGCTGACGCTGTCGCACGGCTTCAAACCGGGCTTCTGGTTGGGCCTGGGTTCCTGTTTCGGCGATCTGGCTTACGCGGCGCTAGCGCTCGCAGGAATGGCTGCGCTGCTGCAGTTCGAATCGGTGCGCTGGGTAGTGTGGATCGGCGGCGCGGCGATCCTGCTGTTTCTCACGTGGAAGATGGCGCGTGAAGCGCTGTTCCCAGCGTCAGCACCCGCAGTCGCCGGAGAAGCGGATGCCAACGCGCCGCATCTTTCCCCGTGGCGCGGTTTCTTGCGCGGCGTGCTGCTGGCGATGTCGTCGCCTTCGGCGATTCTGTGGTTCGCCGCAGTCGGCGGCGCATTGATTGCAAAAGCCGGCGCCACCAGCGTGACGACTGCACCGGTATTCCTCGGCGGCTTCTTCCTGGGTGGCTTGTGCTGGACGATCTTTGTCTGTGGGCTCGGCAGCCACGGACGCAAACGCGCCGGCACCGGTTTGCTGCGCGCGTGCCACGTGTTGTCGGCGCTGCTGTTCGCGTACTTCTCGTATAGCGTGATCGTGAACGGCTATCGCGATCTGATCGTGCAGACCGCACAGATGGCGAGCTAG
- the nusB gene encoding transcription antitermination factor NusB: MKSARRRSRELATQGLYQWLLSGSPGGEIDAQLRGAQGFDKADHEHLDAILHGVIRDSEALSADIAPCLDRPIDQLSPVERAVLLVAAFELKNHVDIPYRVVINEAVELAKTFGGADGYKYVNGVLDKLSAQLRAAETQAARKH, translated from the coding sequence ATGAAGAGCGCACGCCGACGCTCCCGCGAACTAGCCACGCAGGGGCTTTATCAGTGGCTGCTGTCGGGCTCGCCCGGCGGTGAAATCGACGCGCAACTGCGCGGCGCGCAAGGCTTCGACAAGGCCGACCACGAACATCTGGACGCCATCCTGCACGGCGTGATCCGCGATTCGGAAGCACTCTCCGCGGACATCGCACCGTGCCTCGACCGCCCGATCGACCAGCTTTCCCCGGTCGAACGCGCCGTGCTGCTAGTCGCCGCGTTCGAGTTGAAGAATCACGTCGACATTCCCTATCGAGTGGTCATCAACGAAGCGGTCGAACTCGCCAAGACGTTTGGCGGCGCAGATGGCTACAAGTACGTGAACGGTGTGCTGGACAAGCTGTCGGCACAACTGCGCGCTGCTGAAACGCAGGCGGCTCGCAAGCATTGA
- a CDS encoding taurine ABC transporter ATP-binding protein, translating into MAELSALRASVIYDTPRGQLTALQDVSVSVHSGEIVVALGASGCGKSTLLSLLAGFQVPTSGRVTIDGALVTGPDANRGVVFQDDALMPWLNVIDNVSFGLRMQGVDRAARNARAAEVLQLVKLQGFEHHRIDEISGGMRQRVGLARALAADPSFLLMDEPLGALDALTREHMQTLLLDVWHATEKGVFLITHSIEEAIMLATELLILSPRPGRVVARHRLDFARRYAAGEPTRSIKTDPAFTEIRISLLDQLIRETEEA; encoded by the coding sequence ATGGCCGAACTGAGCGCGCTGCGCGCCAGCGTGATCTACGACACACCGCGTGGTCAACTCACCGCACTTCAGGATGTGTCAGTGTCGGTGCACAGCGGCGAGATCGTCGTCGCGCTCGGCGCGTCCGGATGCGGCAAGAGTACGCTGCTCTCATTGCTCGCCGGCTTTCAGGTGCCCACCTCGGGCCGGGTGACGATCGACGGGGCGCTGGTCACAGGCCCAGACGCAAACCGGGGTGTCGTGTTCCAGGACGATGCGCTGATGCCATGGTTGAACGTGATAGACAACGTGAGCTTTGGTTTGCGCATGCAAGGCGTAGACCGTGCCGCGCGCAACGCGCGCGCGGCGGAGGTTCTTCAGTTGGTCAAACTGCAGGGCTTCGAGCATCACCGTATCGACGAGATTTCCGGGGGTATGCGCCAGCGCGTCGGATTGGCCCGCGCACTCGCCGCGGATCCGTCGTTCCTGCTGATGGACGAGCCACTGGGTGCGCTCGATGCACTGACCCGGGAGCATATGCAGACCCTGCTGCTCGACGTCTGGCACGCGACCGAGAAGGGCGTTTTTCTCATTACGCACAGCATCGAGGAGGCCATCATGCTCGCCACCGAATTGCTGATCCTGTCTCCGCGGCCGGGCCGCGTGGTGGCGAGGCACCGGCTCGACTTTGCGCGCCGCTATGCCGCAGGCGAACCAACACGCTCGATCAAGACCGATCCCGCCTTCACCGAGATCCGCATTTCGTTGCTTGACCAGCTTATCCGCGAGACCGAGGAGGCCTGA
- a CDS encoding UbiD family decarboxylase: protein MKYKDLRDFVGRLETIGELRRISQNVSPVLEMTELCDRVLRAGGPAILFESQQQHAFPVLGNLFGTPRRVALGMGIDAQAGVGDGAALESLRDVGRLLSALKEPEPPKGLKDAGKLFSLAKAVWDMAPKTVSAPPCQEIVWEGNDVDLGKLPIQTCWPGDAGPLITWGLTVTKGPNKSRQNLGIYRQQLIGRNKLIMRWLAHRGGALDFREFALQNPGKPYPVAVVLGADPATILGAVTPVPDTLSEYQFAGLLRGGRTELAKCLTPGVDSLQVPARAEIVLEGFIYPQEGTPSPAPAGAPPRPAKGASAAYEHALEGPYGDHTGYYNEQEWFPVFTVERITMRRDAIYHSTYTGKPPDEPAVLGVALNEVFVPLLQKQFTEITDFYLPPEGCSYRMAIVQMKKSYPGHAKRVMFGVWSFLRQFMYTKFIVVVDEDVNIRDWKEVIWAITTRIDPARDTVLVDRTPIDYLDFASPVAGLGSKMGLDATNKWPGETDREWGRPIEMDRSVKQRIDTLWNELGL from the coding sequence ATGAAATACAAAGACCTGCGCGATTTCGTCGGCCGTCTCGAAACGATCGGTGAACTGCGCCGCATCTCGCAAAACGTCTCGCCCGTCCTGGAAATGACCGAACTGTGCGACCGCGTACTGCGCGCCGGCGGTCCGGCGATATTGTTTGAGAGCCAGCAGCAGCACGCGTTCCCGGTCCTCGGCAACCTGTTCGGCACACCGCGCCGCGTCGCGCTCGGCATGGGGATCGACGCGCAAGCGGGCGTTGGCGACGGCGCCGCGCTGGAGTCGCTGCGCGACGTCGGCCGCCTGCTCTCCGCACTGAAGGAACCGGAGCCGCCGAAGGGGCTCAAGGACGCCGGGAAACTGTTCTCGCTCGCGAAGGCGGTTTGGGACATGGCGCCCAAAACGGTGAGCGCGCCGCCCTGTCAGGAAATCGTCTGGGAAGGCAACGATGTCGACCTCGGAAAGCTGCCCATTCAGACTTGCTGGCCGGGCGATGCGGGGCCGCTGATCACATGGGGCCTGACCGTCACAAAAGGCCCGAATAAGAGCCGACAAAATTTAGGCATATATCGCCAGCAGCTGATCGGGCGTAACAAACTGATCATGCGCTGGCTCGCACATCGCGGCGGCGCACTCGATTTCCGCGAATTCGCGCTGCAGAATCCGGGCAAGCCGTATCCCGTGGCCGTGGTGCTGGGCGCCGATCCGGCGACCATCCTCGGTGCGGTGACGCCGGTGCCCGACACGCTCTCCGAATACCAGTTCGCCGGGTTGCTGCGCGGCGGCCGCACCGAACTCGCGAAATGCCTCACGCCGGGCGTCGACAGTTTGCAGGTGCCAGCCCGCGCGGAAATCGTTCTGGAAGGCTTCATCTATCCGCAGGAAGGCACGCCCTCTCCTGCTCCCGCGGGCGCGCCGCCGCGTCCGGCGAAGGGCGCATCGGCCGCTTACGAACACGCGCTGGAAGGTCCCTATGGCGACCACACCGGCTACTACAACGAGCAGGAGTGGTTTCCCGTCTTCACGGTCGAGCGCATCACGATGCGGCGCGACGCGATCTATCACTCCACCTACACCGGCAAACCGCCCGATGAGCCCGCCGTGCTCGGCGTCGCGCTCAACGAAGTGTTTGTGCCGCTGCTGCAAAAGCAGTTCACCGAGATCACCGATTTCTATCTGCCGCCCGAAGGATGCAGCTACCGGATGGCGATCGTGCAGATGAAAAAGAGCTACCCGGGTCACGCCAAACGCGTGATGTTCGGCGTGTGGAGCTTCCTGCGCCAGTTCATGTATACGAAGTTCATCGTCGTGGTCGACGAGGACGTGAATATCCGCGACTGGAAAGAAGTGATCTGGGCGATCACCACGCGTATCGATCCGGCGCGCGACACCGTGCTGGTCGATCGCACGCCGATCGACTATCTGGATTTCGCCTCGCCGGTAGCGGGTCTCGGATCGAAGATGGGGCTCGACGCGACCAACAAATGGCCCGGCGAAACCGATCGCGAATGGGGCCGCCCGATCGAGATGGACCGTTCGGTCAAACAGCGCATCGACACCTTGTGGAATGAGCTGGGACTGTAA
- the tauD gene encoding taurine dioxygenase, whose product MSLNFSRLTPALGALVEGIDLARPMSRDVQEEIRQALIRHQVLFFRHQHISPIQQRDFAALFGDLHTHPIYPQHPDASQIMVLDTQAFDLKDNAIWHTDVTFTETPPLGAVLVARQLPENGGDTLWASSFAAYDALSDRLKTLLEGLSATHDFAKTFPLKRFGLTAADQQRWNETRLKNPPLSHPVIRTHPESGRKGLFVNEGFTTEIDKLPEEESKALLNFLFAHQSRPEFSVRWRWASGDVVFWDNRSTSHYAVDDYRPARRVMHRATILGDKPY is encoded by the coding sequence GTGAGTTTGAATTTCAGCCGTCTTACGCCGGCGCTGGGTGCGTTGGTGGAAGGTATCGATCTCGCGCGGCCAATGAGCCGGGACGTGCAAGAGGAAATCCGCCAGGCCTTGATACGCCATCAGGTTTTGTTCTTCCGCCATCAGCACATCAGCCCGATACAGCAGCGTGATTTCGCTGCGCTTTTCGGCGATCTGCACACGCATCCCATCTATCCGCAGCATCCGGATGCGAGCCAGATAATGGTGCTGGATACCCAAGCTTTCGACCTCAAAGACAATGCCATCTGGCACACCGACGTCACCTTCACGGAGACCCCTCCGCTAGGCGCTGTCCTGGTGGCGCGCCAGTTGCCCGAAAACGGCGGCGACACGCTGTGGGCCAGTAGCTTTGCTGCCTACGATGCGCTATCGGACAGGCTGAAGACCCTGCTGGAAGGACTGAGCGCAACGCACGATTTTGCCAAGACCTTTCCGCTCAAGCGTTTCGGCCTGACTGCTGCGGACCAGCAGCGCTGGAATGAGACGCGACTCAAGAACCCGCCGCTGAGCCATCCGGTGATCCGCACTCATCCTGAAAGTGGTCGCAAAGGTCTGTTTGTCAACGAAGGATTTACCACCGAGATTGACAAGCTGCCGGAAGAAGAAAGCAAGGCTTTGCTCAACTTCCTGTTTGCGCATCAGTCCCGCCCGGAATTCAGCGTGCGTTGGCGGTGGGCGTCTGGCGACGTTGTCTTCTGGGACAATCGCTCGACCAGCCACTACGCCGTGGACGACTATCGCCCCGCGCGGCGCGTCATGCATCGCGCCACCATTCTCGGCGACAAGCCGTATTGA
- a CDS encoding ABC transporter permease subunit, with amino-acid sequence MSSPEQNLSGPLALDPAERETLAAKSRRRRRHIDAGHVATLTTVFVLLLGWWIASHRRWLPTVLLPTPEEVLHKLIVLNTDGFDDATLGQHLLASLSRISIAFLLAVSTAIPAGLLIATNRIVRGALDPLIEFYRPIPPLAYLPLMVIWFGIGELSKILLIYLTIFAPLAIATASGASRVAKSRLQAAASLGATPFKLLRYVVLPSALPEILTGVRIALGAGWSTLVAAELIAATRGLGFMVYSASRFLVTDVVLAGILVIGSIALLLEIGLRRLQKRLTPWQISH; translated from the coding sequence GTGTCGTCCCCCGAACAGAATCTGAGCGGCCCGCTCGCACTCGATCCGGCTGAGCGCGAGACGCTGGCCGCGAAGTCCCGGCGCCGCAGGCGTCACATCGACGCGGGCCACGTGGCCACGTTGACCACGGTGTTTGTGCTGCTTCTGGGATGGTGGATCGCCAGCCATCGGCGCTGGTTGCCCACCGTGCTGCTACCGACGCCGGAAGAGGTGCTGCACAAGCTGATTGTGCTGAACACGGATGGCTTCGACGACGCGACGCTCGGCCAACATCTGTTGGCCAGTCTCTCGCGCATCTCGATCGCATTTCTGCTGGCCGTTTCGACGGCGATCCCTGCAGGCCTGCTCATCGCGACAAATCGGATTGTGCGAGGCGCACTGGATCCGCTGATCGAGTTTTATCGCCCCATTCCACCACTTGCCTATTTGCCGCTCATGGTGATCTGGTTCGGCATTGGCGAGCTATCGAAGATTCTGCTGATCTATCTCACGATCTTTGCGCCGCTTGCCATCGCAACGGCGTCGGGTGCGAGCCGGGTGGCGAAAAGCCGGCTGCAGGCGGCGGCCTCTTTAGGCGCAACGCCCTTCAAGCTGCTTCGCTATGTCGTGCTGCCAAGCGCGCTCCCCGAGATACTCACCGGTGTGCGGATTGCGCTTGGCGCAGGATGGTCGACCCTCGTGGCCGCCGAATTGATAGCCGCCACCCGGGGCCTGGGTTTTATGGTTTATTCGGCATCGCGTTTCCTCGTTACCGATGTGGTTCTTGCGGGCATTCTTGTCATTGGATCGATTGCACTCCTGCTCGAGATCGGCTTGCGACGGTTGCAGAAGCGATTGACTCCCTGGCAGATCAGTCACTGA